The segment GGCGGATGTCCTCGCGAGTGTTCTCGACCAAGTTGCGGCGCTTCTCGACGTGGTCGCGATCGACCGTCGCGCTCGGCCACGGGGCGTCGACGACGAACTCGTTGTTTCCGAGCGCGTCGTACAGTTCTTCGGCGATGTGGGGCGCGACCGGTGCGAGCAGGCGGACGACCGCAGAGAGGCCGCGCTCGTAAGTCGCAGCGTGTGGCTCGGTGTACTCGGCGTACTGGCGGAGCGTCCGGACCAGTTCCTGACTCTCGCGAACAGCGGCGTTGAAGGTCAGGTCGTCGTACTCCTCGCCTGCGATCGCGATCGTCGCGTCGATCTCGCTCTCGACGTAGCTCGCGACGGCGTCGTCCTCACCGTCGGGCGGGCTCGAAGCATAGTCTTCGACCAGCTCCTTCAAGCGGGTCAGGAAGGCGTACGTCGAGCGCACGCCCTCCTCGCTCCAGTCGAAGTCCCGCTCGGGCTGGGCGGCCTGCATCATGAACAGCCGCGCGGTGTCCGCGCCGTACTCCTCGACGATCCGCTGGGGCGAGACAACGTTGCCGACCGACTTGGACATCTTCTCGCCCTCGAGTTGGACCATCCCCTGTGCGAGCAGGTTCTCGAAGGGCTCGCGGTGCTCTAAGCCCTCGTGGTCGGCGAGGACCTTCGTGAAGAACCGCGAGTAAAGCAGGTGCATCACGGCGTGTTCGATGCCGCCGACGTACTGGTCGACCGGCATCCAGTCGTTGGCCCGCTCGCGGTCGAACGGCGCGTCCTCCAGCTCGGGCGAGACGTACCGCAGGAAGTACCACGAGGAGTCGACGAAGGTGTCCATCGTGTCCGTCTCTCGAGTGGCCTCGCTCCCACACTCCGGACAGGTCGTCTGCTTCCACTCCTCGGCTGCGTCGAGCGGGTTCCCGGTGGTGTTGATGAACTCCGGGAGTTCGACCGGCAGCTCCTCGTCGGGAACCATCACGGGACCGCACTCGTCACACTGGACGACCGGGATCGGCGTCCCCCAGTAGCGTTGACGGGAGATCCCCCAGTCGCGAAGCTGGTACTGAGTCGCCTCCGCGGCGCTGTCGATGTCCGCCGTGAGTCGCTCGCGGGCGACTTCGCTCTCGAGGCCGGAGTACTCACCGGAGTTGACGAGCACGCCGTCGTCGGTGTAGGCTTCCTCGCTGACATCCGGCGCGTCGGGAACCGTCTCGCCGTCCCAGTCGTCGGGTTCGGGAGCGATGACGGGCACGATTTCCTCGCCCATCTTCTCGGCGAAGGCGTGGTCGCGCTCGTCGTGGCCCGGCACGGCCATCAGCGCGCCGGTTCCCACGTCCGAGAGGACGAAGTCGGCGACGTAGACCGGAATCTCGTCGCCGGTGACGGGATTGGTCGCGGTCAGGCCGGTCGCGACGCCGTTGGG is part of the Halostagnicola kamekurae genome and harbors:
- the leuS gene encoding leucine--tRNA ligase encodes the protein MTEEGYDHVAVERRWQDAWDEGDAYRTSDDVEDPTYVLGMYPYPSGKLHMGHVRNYTITDAYARYRRMNGDDVLHPMGWDAFGLPAENAAKERDTNPRDWTKDCIETMREQMVSMGFGYDWEREIATCEPEYYQWNQWLFSRFHEEGLVERRDAEVNWCPECETVLADEQVEGEAELCWRCDTPVVQRELEQWFLKITEYADELLEAIDDLEGWPNSVRQMQRNWIGRQYGTELDFQIEGQGSVEAFTTRVDTIHGATFFALAPDHPISEELAEENDEIREFIEHEADPEGDEPNGVATGLTATNPVTGDEIPVYVADFVLSDVGTGALMAVPGHDERDHAFAEKMGEEIVPVIAPEPDDWDGETVPDAPDVSEEAYTDDGVLVNSGEYSGLESEVARERLTADIDSAAEATQYQLRDWGISRQRYWGTPIPVVQCDECGPVMVPDEELPVELPEFINTTGNPLDAAEEWKQTTCPECGSEATRETDTMDTFVDSSWYFLRYVSPELEDAPFDRERANDWMPVDQYVGGIEHAVMHLLYSRFFTKVLADHEGLEHREPFENLLAQGMVQLEGEKMSKSVGNVVSPQRIVEEYGADTARLFMMQAAQPERDFDWSEEGVRSTYAFLTRLKELVEDYASSPPDGEDDAVASYVESEIDATIAIAGEEYDDLTFNAAVRESQELVRTLRQYAEYTEPHAATYERGLSAVVRLLAPVAPHIAEELYDALGNNEFVVDAPWPSATVDRDHVEKRRNLVENTREDIRQIIDVAGIEDPKSIDVVVAPEWKYDALEIAIESDANNLIGELMQNSEIREQGDAAASYGQDLQAEREALTRPLEVDAEYDALESAVWLIEREFDVPVRVVRATDADDDVLRNAEPGRPAIEIED